Part of the Atribacterota bacterium genome, AGAGTATGGTGGTCATCGAGGCCGACAAAAAAGTGCTCCACGGGAATGTGGTCAAGGTGATGGACCTTGCCCGGAGAGCAGGGGCAGAACGAATGGCCATTGCCACACAACCGGAAGGAGAGGAAGAATAATGAACTGGAAAAAAGGCATTATGTGGGGAATGATTTTGGTCCTATTTTGGGGAATGTTACTGATGGAATATTCCTGGGCTGAAGATGCTCTGACCATTGCTCTTCTTCCTTTTATCGATCGAAACAACGAAGAACCCCACTGGGGGTATCTCATTCGAGATTGGATTAAAAGGGTGCTGGAAGAGCAAAAGAACGTTGAAGTCCCTGACGTTTTTTCTGTCGATAATCTGGTTCGGGCTTCCCGTATTTCCTGGGATACACTTTTTGTCCCTACAGCTGCCCAATCATTGGGAAAAAGGGCAAATTGTGATTATGTTTTGATTGGTTCTTTCCGTCATCGGGAAGTGGCCGGTCGGGACAGAATTATCGTTACCCCCCGCTTACACCGACTTGTTCAGGGAGATTACATCGACATTCCCAGCGAAATGTTCGACGGGGAAAGAATGGATCTGGCTGCTTTGTATGTGGCTCAAAAGACCATGGAAGTCCTGGGTATCGAAACGTTCTTTTCCCAATTGTCCATATCGGTTCCATCTCTGGTCAATCTCTTTCCCCTTTATCAGGGACTCATCAAGGTTGACGAAGCCATCAGGACCTATGGTGAGAAACAGTATCCTGATCAGCCCCTGTGGCGTGAGGCATTTGCCCTGGTTGGGGAAACTATCAGGCGAGAACCAGCTTACCTTGAAACGTATTACTACTTAGCAAACATGTATCGGGAGACGGGATGGTGGGCAAAAGAAGCAGAAACATGGGACCTCTACTTGAGGGAGCTCAATCATGGGAGAAGGGTCAACGCTTCCCTCATTGCTCAGGTTTACCTTCGTCTGGCATATTCATATTTTCATCAAAAGAGCCTAGACCTGGCCATCGCCAATCTTACCAAAGCAACAGAGCTCAATCCCAATCTGGTGGAAGCGTATCTCCTTCTGGGTCGGATCTACTATGAATCGGATCGAACCGATGAAGCGGAAAAAGCCTATGCGAAAGCTTATGAGCTGGATCCCCACTCCAAAGAGGCGCAATATTTTTTTCAGCTGGCGGGAAAAGCCCGGATTTTTGGAAAGTCTGCGTATGAAGCGTACACCCAGGGATATCAATACTTTGCTCAGGGGAGTCTACCCGAAGCAGAGGAGTACCTCAAGGAAGCGATTCACCTCAATCCCAGTTTTAAAGAAGCATATTACTGGTTGGGGAGAACGCTCTACGAAGCAGGAAAGTTGTCGGAAGCTGAAAAGGCTTGGGGGAAGGTTTTGGAACTCGATCCCTTCAACAGTCAGGCCAGACGTTTTCTGGATCGAACTCAGCAGGAAAAAAAGTACGGGAGAAAAGCGGTGCGAAACTTTCAGAGTGGTTATGAGCGGTATGAAAAGGGAAATTATCAGGAGGCGATTGAATTTTTTAAAGAAGCAATCGTGGAAAACCCTGCTTTCTCTGAGGCCCATGAATATCTGGCGCGCTGTTATTATCGGTTGGGTCGCACCAAAGAGTATGTGGAGGAACGCGAGAGAGTAGCCAGCTTACTCTCCACTCCTGAGGATAAAGCCTGGTATGCGTACAATACGGGGTATGAGTTGTTTGCCTGGGGAGAGAGGGAAAAAGCTAAAGCCTGGCTTGAGCAAGCTATCTCAGTCAATGATGCTCTTGGTGAGGCCCATCTTCTTTTGGGAGAGATTTATGGTGAGAAGGGGGAATGGTCCAAAGCCCTTTCTCATTACCTGAAGGCCAAGGACAATCTGGAAGGGGAAATGAAGGGACAGGCATTGTGGGGTATCGCCACGGCGGATTTCGAACTCAAGCAATTTGGGGATCTAGTTTTAGTTCTTGAGGAAATTATCATGAATTATCCCTATGCCGAGTTTATGGAAGAAGCTGAGGCGTTGAGGATTGAAGTGTTGGTCCGAACTCAGGATTATAAGAGAGCCCGTCTGGCATTTCAGCAATTTCAGATTCAGTTTCCAGAGAGCAGGTTTTTAGAAAAGGCTTCATTTTTTTACGCTTTGAGTTTTTATGAAGAAGGGAAGTGGCCAGAAGCACTCACTGCTCTGAAAAGGTTTACGGAACGTTATCCCCGAAGCGATTTTTCCTCACAAGTTTTGGAAATGCTGGGATATGTCTATCGCCATTTGGGAAGGGAAGAGGAGGCTCGCTCAACCTTTGAGAAACTCAAAGGAGACGAGGGAACGTTTCTGGCTGCAGATAGCTGGTATCGCCAAAAAGATTGGGAACAGGCTATCATCGCTTTTACCCAGTACCTTTCTTCGTATCCTCAGGGGAAATTTCTGATTGAAGCCCGGTTGAAGCTGGCTTCTTCCTATCTAGAAAAGGGAATGGTTCAGGAGGCAGGAAATGCCATTCGTAGTCTTGAGGGACAGATACTCAACGTTTTCCCGGTTGATTTTCTCCGTTTTCGGGTTAAACTGCGTTTTCAGCAAGAAGATTGGCAGGGCGTCGTTGATGATTTGATTGTACTGGAGGAAAAAACTGGCCGACTGGAGGAAGAATATCTTTTAATCTTGGCTTTGGCGTATCATCAACTTGGAAGAAAGGAACAAGCAGAAGAGGTTTTGCGACAGGCAGGAAAGAACCCTGAAGAGATACTGGGAGATAGAGAAGCTGAACTCCTGAAGAAAGCTCTGGAAGCTATGGAAAAGGGGGATTATTTCACAGTTATTTCTCAGCTCGGAGACGGGACTGGTTTTACCAATCGCCAGCACCTTGTTCATTTTCTCCTTGGTAAGGCTCATTATTTCCTGAGCCATTTTGACGAAGCGTATGACCACTTATCCCGGTCGCTTGCTTCTTCAGAAGAGGGCTTTTTTCAAGAAGCTTGTTTTTATCTTCTGGACCTTGCCTATCGAAAAGGGGATTGGTCCGGGGTGATTCAGTTTTATCGTAAGCTTTCTGAGGTCCGTGGCCCGGAGATTCTATGGCGGGTGGCTGTAGCCTACTATAAGGAGGGAAACTTGCCTGAAAGTCGAAAAATTCTGGAGGATTTGATTACTGTTGATACGGTCAAAGAAAAAGCCGTTTTGCTCCTTCTAGAGGAACTGTATGCTCTGAAAGAGTATCAGGCTTTTTTGGAAACCGTGTGGGAATTTTTCCGTTCCTATCCACAGCATCCTGAAAAGGAAGAATTGCTGTACCTCGCTTCTTGGTCGGCATACTTTGTGGGCAAGATGGATGAGAGCAAAAAGCTCATCTCTTCTTACCGTACAGAGTTTCCTCAGGGAAAACATGAAGAAGAGTTAATGTCTCTTCTGGCTGATATCCTGATACAGGAAAGTGCGTATGAGGAAGCCGTAGGAGTATTAGAAAATCTGGTGCATCGTGAAGGATGGAGTTTAGAAAATCGACTCTATGCCTGGTATCGTCTGGGAACCGTTTTTCTCAGGATTCAGGAGTTTGGGAAGGCGGCCGATGCGTTTCAGCACATTGTTCAGGCTGGAGAGAGTGCATACTTTGACCGGGCTGCATACTACCTGGGAATGTCCTGGGAGTACCTTGAGAACCTGGAAGAAGCAGTCAAAGCCTATCGGCTAACTGTGGAGAAAAGTCAGGACAGCTTATGGAAGTCTAAGGCTGAGGAACGCCTGGCTCTATTGACCCAGGAGTGAAATGGCATTACACTTATTCTGATTTGGAAAAGAAACCATTTTCTCACCCTGAATAGTAGGAGGTTAGTGCATGCAGTTTTTCTCCATCATTGCTAAAGGCGGATACGTCATGTATCCCATCGTGGCCTGTTCGGTGGTGTCCCTGGCCATTTTTCTGGAGCGATGGTATGTGCTCCGGCATGCAAAAGAAGAGGTCAAAAAATATCTGCGAGCAGTTCGCAAAGCCCTTTCCCGGAAGGACCTGCAGGGGGTTCTTGAGATTACCCAGAAATTTCAGATGCCGGCCTCCCGCATCATCCTGGCTGGTTTAAAGAAATACTTTGCTGGTCAACCGAAGGAAGCCAGAGAGGCGATGGAGATCAAAGCAATGCAGGAGTTACCATTCTATGAACGGCGGCTTTCCACCCTGGTGGTCATTGCCAACATCTCCCCACTTCTTGGGCTTCTGGGAACAGTCACTGGGATGATTAAGACTTTTAGTGTTATTGCGGCGGTGGGAGTGGGGAAACCAACCGAGATGGCGGGGGGGATTTCTGAAGCCCTCCTCACCACGGCAGCAGGGCTTTCGGTTGCCATTCCAACGGTGGTGATTCATCACTACCTCTCTCGTCTCTCAGAACACATCGTCAGTGATATCGAGCGGTTGAGCACGGAGCTTTTGGACGTGATGGAAACCACCCATCCGATGATTGATTTGGAGGATATCGCTCTCCCCGAGGGAGAGAAGGACCATGTTCCGATTTCGGCAACGGAAGACCAGAACTAAACCGGATATCAACATCACTCCCTTAGTGGATGTGGTTTTGCAACTGGTGATCTTTTTTGTGGTGACTACGACCTTTATCAGTGTGGAGAGTGGGGCCAGAGTCAACCTTCCCTCAGCCAACTTCTCCAAGCTTGAGGAAGCCAAAACCATCACCATCACCGTCACTGAGAATAACATGCTTTATGTGGATGGAGGGCTCACCGACTGGAATGAACTTCCTAAGGTGCTCGTGGCCTCCCTGCGAAAAGACCCGGAGAGTATGGTGGTCATCGAGGCCGACAAAAAAGTGCTCCACGGGAATGTGGTCAAGGTGATGGACCTTGCCCGGAGAGCAGGGGCAGAACGAATGGCCATTGCCACACAACCGGAAGGAGAAGGAGAGTGAGTCGTCTGGTCTGGGACGAAAGGAGAATCTGGTCTTTTTCTCTGGTATTCTCTTTAGTGGTGAATCTTGTGGTTCTTGCCGTGATCTCGATTTACTGGCTTTCCTTTCATTATAACCGGCCCAGCGAGGAGAAACCGGTGGTGGTGGAACTGATGGAAATTCCCTCTCTCAAGAAACCACAGGGAACGGTGCCCCAAACCGCGGAACTGGCGGAACTGAACCCTCCTCCAGAAATGCAAAAGGCTGAGGCTCAGGAGGTGCCGCAGGTGCAGAGTGAAATAGCCTCGGAAATGGAACAGCGAAAAGAACAGGTACGGGTTCCCAAGCCTCCTGTGGAACTTCCTCAAGCAGAGAACATCGTGGAAAAGACTTCACCATCGGGAGCGCGGCTTTTTAACCCGGGTGAAAATATCGAAGTCGAAGAAAGCATGAAGTGGCAGGGTGCTGAGGCAGAATCGACCATTAAGGGACAACTTGACGAAGCAGGACAATCCTCTCGTCTTGCTCATTTGGCGCAGGAGGGAATGCAAAGGGTGGAAAGCACTGTGGGCGAGACCATGGCCACCGGAGAACTGCTCCCTCCCACCACGAGTGTTGAAAAGCGCTCTCCATTTACCAAAAGACCCATTGCAGTGATTGTGGAAAATGCTCCTCAAGCTCGACCGCAGGCAGGGCTTTCCAAAGCTGATGTGGTATATGAAATCATGGCCGAAGGAGGCATTACCAGATTTTTAGCGATATTTTCTTCTGAAACGGTGGATCGTGTTGGACCGGTACGGAGTGCTCGTCCATACTTTGCTCTGAAAGCGCTGGAGCACGATGCCATCTTTGTGCACAGTGGAGGGAGTGTCGAAGCCTATACGTATATGAAAGAGCTGGCTTTGGACCATATTGATGAAATGAGCCACTTTCAACCTTTCTGGAGGGAGAAGGAGCGGCGTCCACCCCATAATCTTTATACTTCGGTGGTTTCTCTGCGTCAGGAAGCCCAGAAGTTAGGGTACAATAGACCGGTCAGAAGTGCGGGATTTGGAGTTGCTTCTGCATCGGTGAATGCACCATCTGGAGGAAAAGCATCAGCCTTGGAGATTCGTTATGCTGGTGACTACATGGTCAAATTTGCCTTCAACGAAGGTAAAAGAGAATATGACCGTTTTGTTAATGGACAGCCCCATACCGACAGTAGTTCTGGGGTGCAGATTTCCTGTTCCACGGTGATCGTCCAGATGACCGAACACGTGGTGAAAGACGAAGAAGGGCGTCTGGAGATCCGATTTGTCGGGCAGGGTCAAGGCTTTGTTTTTAGTGACGGTGTGGTGTTGCCCATACGGTGGGAAAAGAAAACTCTGCGGGATAAGACCAGATTCTATTACGACAATGGCGAAGAGCTGCGAGTCAACCCTGGGAGGGTGTGGGTTGAAATTGTCGATACCAAAACAAAGGTGGTGTTCTGATGCGTCCAGTTCTCTTTTTTCTGGGAAATTTTCCCATTTATTCTTACGGGGTGATGCTTGGGCTTGCTTTTTTGGTTGGTGTTCTGTGGGCTTTATCCCATTCTTCAAAATATGGGGTGAGTAAAGAGGCTGTGATGGAAGTGGCTTCGCTCTGTGTGATTGGAGCGGTAGTGGGTTCACGATTGGCTTACGTACTCCTGCACTGGGATTATTATAGCGAGAATCTGGGGAAAGTTTTCGCGGTGCGAGAAGGTGGATTAACGTTTTATGGAGGCATTGCCGGGGCCTTGCTTCTTACGATCCCCTATATTGTGAGAAGAAAGTATAACCTGGTGGCCTTTTTTGACCTTTTCGCTCCACCAATTGCGCTGGGTTACGCGATTGCCAGGATTGGTTGTTTCCTGAATGGGTGCTGTTATGGACGGGTTTGCGCCTACTCATTTTTCCCTTTGGGGGTCAAATTTCCCCACCTTTCTGGTTTTCGTTATCCCACGCAAATCTATTCCCTGGGGTACTCCCTGATCATTTTTTTCATTTTGCTCTGGATTTCTCGACGACCCCATTTTCCTGGAGCACTCTTTCTCGATTATCTTTGGCTTTACGGTGTGGCCCGCTTTTTTATGGAATATTTTAGGGAAGAACCCTTTACCATCGGAAGATTCTTGACTTTGGGACAATTGGCCTGTGTAGTGGTTGTGACCGTGGTGCTCTTTTTGAAAAGGTTACTCCAGGAACGGTATGCAGCCAGAGTTTGAAGAAGTCCTTGAGTCTTTTCTGCAATTCCTTTTCTGGGAAAAGCGATTGTCGGATAACACCATCATGGCGTATCATCAAGATGTGACATTCTTCCTTCAATTTTTGAGCCAGGTGGGATATCATTCTCTTCGGGAGGTGGACCTTGGGGTTCTGGAACAGTTTGTGGTGCGTGAGTCCAAAAAGAACTTGGAGAAGACTTCTCTGGCTCGGCGGATTTCGTCATTGCGGACGTTTTTCTTCTTTCTGGTACGGGAAAAATTGGTAACGGAGAATGTCGCCAAACTTTTGGATACGCCTCGAATTCAGCGTAATCTTCCTGCAGTTTTAACTTTGGAAGAGGTGGAACGGCTTATTGCGGTTTGTGATCCTCTGTCCCCCCGAGGGTTGCGAGACCGGGCTATGCTTGAACTTCTTTATTCGAGTGGATTGCGGGTCAGCGAACTGGTGTTACTTGAATTTTCCCATCTTGACCTTTCTAATCGGATGGTCCGATTGTGGGGAAAGGGATTTAAGGAGAGAGTGGTGCCTTTTGGAGAAAAAGCTCAAGATGCGCTCATTGCGTATCTTGAAGAAGGTAGGCCAGTTCTTTTAAAAAAGTCTCAGAGTAACTATCTCTTTGTGAGTGATGCTTCAGGACGTCCTCTGACTCGTCAGAGTGTCTGGACGCTGATTAAGCGATATGTTCTTCGCGCGGGGATTCAGAAGCGTATCACTCCCCATACGTTTCGACATACTTTTGCCACCCATCTTCTGGAGAACGGAGCGGATCTGCGAGTTGTTCAGGAATTTCTGGGCCATAGCGATATTGCGACTACCCAGATTTATACCCATGTGAATCGAAAAATGCTTAGGGAAGTTTACGATAAAGCCTTTCCAAGAAAGTAAATTATGGGGGTGAATGGCGATGGAGTTGAAAAGGCAAATTGAGGAGAGCGCACAGTTCATAAGAGAAAAAATTCGTTTCGTGCCTTCGGTGGGGATTATTCTGGGTACTGGTTTGGGGGCCCTGGTGGATGAAATTGAAATCGACCGTGTGATTCCCTATGAGGAAATTCCGTATTTCCCAGTTTCGACGGTGGAAACTCACAGGGGAAATCTGGTGCTGGGATATATTGCGGGAAGACCAGTAGTGGTGATGCAGGGACGGTTTCATTACTATGAAGGGTATGATTTGAAACAGGTTACATTTCCGGTGCGGGTGATGAAACAACTTGGGGGTCAGGT contains:
- the xerD gene encoding site-specific tyrosine recombinase XerD → MQPEFEEVLESFLQFLFWEKRLSDNTIMAYHQDVTFFLQFLSQVGYHSLREVDLGVLEQFVVRESKKNLEKTSLARRISSLRTFFFFLVREKLVTENVAKLLDTPRIQRNLPAVLTLEEVERLIAVCDPLSPRGLRDRAMLELLYSSGLRVSELVLLEFSHLDLSNRMVRLWGKGFKERVVPFGEKAQDALIAYLEEGRPVLLKKSQSNYLFVSDASGRPLTRQSVWTLIKRYVLRAGIQKRITPHTFRHTFATHLLENGADLRVVQEFLGHSDIATTQIYTHVNRKMLREVYDKAFPRK
- the lgt gene encoding prolipoprotein diacylglyceryl transferase yields the protein MRPVLFFLGNFPIYSYGVMLGLAFLVGVLWALSHSSKYGVSKEAVMEVASLCVIGAVVGSRLAYVLLHWDYYSENLGKVFAVREGGLTFYGGIAGALLLTIPYIVRRKYNLVAFFDLFAPPIALGYAIARIGCFLNGCCYGRVCAYSFFPLGVKFPHLSGFRYPTQIYSLGYSLIIFFILLWISRRPHFPGALFLDYLWLYGVARFFMEYFREEPFTIGRFLTLGQLACVVVVTVVLFLKRLLQERYAARV
- a CDS encoding DUF3048 domain-containing protein encodes the protein MSRLVWDERRIWSFSLVFSLVVNLVVLAVISIYWLSFHYNRPSEEKPVVVELMEIPSLKKPQGTVPQTAELAELNPPPEMQKAEAQEVPQVQSEIASEMEQRKEQVRVPKPPVELPQAENIVEKTSPSGARLFNPGENIEVEESMKWQGAEAESTIKGQLDEAGQSSRLAHLAQEGMQRVESTVGETMATGELLPPTTSVEKRSPFTKRPIAVIVENAPQARPQAGLSKADVVYEIMAEGGITRFLAIFSSETVDRVGPVRSARPYFALKALEHDAIFVHSGGSVEAYTYMKELALDHIDEMSHFQPFWREKERRPPHNLYTSVVSLRQEAQKLGYNRPVRSAGFGVASASVNAPSGGKASALEIRYAGDYMVKFAFNEGKREYDRFVNGQPHTDSSSGVQISCSTVIVQMTEHVVKDEEGRLEIRFVGQGQGFVFSDGVVLPIRWEKKTLRDKTRFYYDNGEELRVNPGRVWVEIVDTKTKVVF
- a CDS encoding biopolymer transporter ExbD; amino-acid sequence: MVVIEADKKVLHGNVVKVMDLARRAGAERMAIATQPEGEEE
- a CDS encoding tetratricopeptide repeat protein; protein product: MNWKKGIMWGMILVLFWGMLLMEYSWAEDALTIALLPFIDRNNEEPHWGYLIRDWIKRVLEEQKNVEVPDVFSVDNLVRASRISWDTLFVPTAAQSLGKRANCDYVLIGSFRHREVAGRDRIIVTPRLHRLVQGDYIDIPSEMFDGERMDLAALYVAQKTMEVLGIETFFSQLSISVPSLVNLFPLYQGLIKVDEAIRTYGEKQYPDQPLWREAFALVGETIRREPAYLETYYYLANMYRETGWWAKEAETWDLYLRELNHGRRVNASLIAQVYLRLAYSYFHQKSLDLAIANLTKATELNPNLVEAYLLLGRIYYESDRTDEAEKAYAKAYELDPHSKEAQYFFQLAGKARIFGKSAYEAYTQGYQYFAQGSLPEAEEYLKEAIHLNPSFKEAYYWLGRTLYEAGKLSEAEKAWGKVLELDPFNSQARRFLDRTQQEKKYGRKAVRNFQSGYERYEKGNYQEAIEFFKEAIVENPAFSEAHEYLARCYYRLGRTKEYVEERERVASLLSTPEDKAWYAYNTGYELFAWGEREKAKAWLEQAISVNDALGEAHLLLGEIYGEKGEWSKALSHYLKAKDNLEGEMKGQALWGIATADFELKQFGDLVLVLEEIIMNYPYAEFMEEAEALRIEVLVRTQDYKRARLAFQQFQIQFPESRFLEKASFFYALSFYEEGKWPEALTALKRFTERYPRSDFSSQVLEMLGYVYRHLGREEEARSTFEKLKGDEGTFLAADSWYRQKDWEQAIIAFTQYLSSYPQGKFLIEARLKLASSYLEKGMVQEAGNAIRSLEGQILNVFPVDFLRFRVKLRFQQEDWQGVVDDLIVLEEKTGRLEEEYLLILALAYHQLGRKEQAEEVLRQAGKNPEEILGDREAELLKKALEAMEKGDYFTVISQLGDGTGFTNRQHLVHFLLGKAHYFLSHFDEAYDHLSRSLASSEEGFFQEACFYLLDLAYRKGDWSGVIQFYRKLSEVRGPEILWRVAVAYYKEGNLPESRKILEDLITVDTVKEKAVLLLLEELYALKEYQAFLETVWEFFRSYPQHPEKEELLYLASWSAYFVGKMDESKKLISSYRTEFPQGKHEEELMSLLADILIQESAYEEAVGVLENLVHREGWSLENRLYAWYRLGTVFLRIQEFGKAADAFQHIVQAGESAYFDRAAYYLGMSWEYLENLEEAVKAYRLTVEKSQDSLWKSKAEERLALLTQE
- a CDS encoding MotA/TolQ/ExbB proton channel family protein, which gives rise to MQFFSIIAKGGYVMYPIVACSVVSLAIFLERWYVLRHAKEEVKKYLRAVRKALSRKDLQGVLEITQKFQMPASRIILAGLKKYFAGQPKEAREAMEIKAMQELPFYERRLSTLVVIANISPLLGLLGTVTGMIKTFSVIAAVGVGKPTEMAGGISEALLTTAAGLSVAIPTVVIHHYLSRLSEHIVSDIERLSTELLDVMETTHPMIDLEDIALPEGEKDHVPISATEDQN
- a CDS encoding biopolymer transporter ExbD; the protein is MFRFRQRKTRTKPDINITPLVDVVLQLVIFFVVTTTFISVESGARVNLPSANFSKLEEAKTITITVTENNMLYVDGGLTDWNELPKVLVASLRKDPESMVVIEADKKVLHGNVVKVMDLARRAGAERMAIATQPEGEGE